DNA from Chionomys nivalis chromosome 11, mChiNiv1.1, whole genome shotgun sequence:
GGTGAGGTTTCTCTGAAAATGTGGTTGTATTCATCTGTAGACTGCTGTTGGAATACTTTCACTTTTCATTGATACTGGGCCTTTAGTATTCTACAGTTTCCAGATCTCATGGCTGTAGAGActgctgtaaaataaataaaatattacaatgaGAATTATTACTGAGAGATCGGTTCTAGCTAGAGCTTACTTTCTCCAACCAGCTTGTAAGTAAGTCCTGGAActgggtttttttaattaaaagagctAGTGTAGCATTGTTCCAGCCTTTCCAAGCCCTTTTTGCAACCTTCTGAGCATTGtggtcaattttctttttaactgacacttttcctcttttttgtatCCTTCAAGTCTAACTATTCTGCCTTAAATATTAGTGTAATGATGTTGACTTTCTCTAAGTTGGAGATGGAGTTCAGCACCAAACCTTTTGGCTTCCAATTATTATTCAATTCGTTATATTGTATTATACTGAGTTACATTATGGCCGTGGAATCATAgagttatttttatgtttaacaaaataaaattattttcatgtgttttatttgttctgtttaaaTTATGTAAAGACCAAAGAGAAGCTAGGTTATATCTGTTGATCCACATAACAGAATAGCAAAGTTAAATGGTGGTCAAGTTGTATTATTGGAATAAATTTGACTTAGCCAGAACACTAACAATTATTTGAATTccatttgacatttaaaaattcttggccgggcgatggtggcgcacgcctttaatcccagcactcgggaggccgaggcaggcggatctctgtgagttcgagaccagcctggtctacggagctagttccaggacaggctccaaagccacagagaaaccctgtctcgaaaaaaaaaaaccaaaaaaaaaaaaaaagataaaaaaaaaaaaaattcttcatatatGACATCCCACAGTTTCTTTTACTACCCCACACTCTGTCACTGTCTCATTcctaaattaaaggaaaaaatttataaaaaaaaatgtgtctacaTTCTCCCAACATTAAAAGTGCATGTCATTAATACCAACTTAGCATAGCTGCCAACACTTCTTCAATtgattcataattaatatttctgTTGAAGGTATGTGATTCTGATTCAATTGAAGTATACATATTTCACACTGAATATACTCATATTGTCcttttcaataaaaaatcaaattacagcttatttatttcagaaagaaaatgtttctgtcaGGAAAAGTGGAGGAAGTTGGTTGGAAATCTAATTATATGGAAAACATCTTTCACTCTAAGTTATTAAATCCTATTTAGCCAAATTTTCTGCTGGAATTCTGACTAGGGTGTGTGTAATCTTGCAGCCTGGCACTCTTGGATATGGATGAGCTACAGAGTTTTCACAATAACCATTTCAtgggaaagtatttttaaatttgcttGCATTTTTGAGtatctaaaaaattatttaattgaatAGATAGAAGAGTAAGAAAGTTCAAAGACAGGTAGGAGTCAAtggtatttgttttcattttattgagcAAGGAAAATAAATCAAAGGTACTATAATCAATCTGTTCAAGATGAGCCtggcctataagagctagttccaggacagctaggactattcaacaaccttgtttcagaaaaaaaaaaaaagatattttttgaaattgtaataaaaaaaactcaCTGCAAAACGTATTTTACCCATTGAAAAATCAGATAACACCTCTTATAAGAACAGAAATATCCAAAACTAAGTTGTAATTCCAACCACGTTGAACACTAATATCTCTCTGCTGTCTGTGTGTTGGAACTAAATTCAtgagtctcccaagtgctgggataaaatgagtgagcttccaagtgctgagattaaaggaatgaACCACCATCACACTGATTCTGTGGTTTGTAGATAATCTGCGTTGTGCCGTGCCTTGAAGGTGGCGCTGGTTTCTGCCCATCACCCCCTCATGAGAATGTGCTCTATGTCACGTACTCTCCCATATATGGCCTAgactgagaatgtggcttgcttCCGTGGGCCTAGACCTATCTGCATTTCCCAcgtagcttgctggggctggctaaTCAGGGGCTATTTTAGCTGTGGGTTTGTTTTCCCCGGTATTGGAAGATTGTTCGaggttcctgaataaactgctaAAAGAAGAGTCCGGTGTTGCGTCTTTCTTGCTGGTCTAGGTGGTTGCCAGAGTGGTTAACTAGTGAttatcttctccctcttcatttgtcagaacacaaataaaatatcacacaacatttcctccttttgtttaaataaaaagcaatgatTTTAACTTACATTTAAATACTATATGCAATacataaaataactaaatataataatacaCAGGCAATAAGTGCATTAACAATTCCCTGTCCAttagcatttgacaaattcagagaaaatactccattatctatcaaTTCTGGGTGAGTTCAAAGTGTAGATAATTCACATTCTAtactaacttgtattaccaagcCAAAAGTATCTTTTTAAATCTCTCAACTGTGTATTCTTTACATCTGTTTTATGAGTTTCTTTTCAGAATTTGTTATCAAGTAAAACTATATcttgtcttcaactccattagaAACCTgaaaagtatataatattacctgagtgagcaggaagtacagagcaaacaacttccaaaataaaatgacagaaacatctgtctgTATACTCACTCAAAgttctctgcaatgttggggtatACATCTTCTACCAACAGGCCTAAaatatctgatagacttttctgtgaaacaggatatTTCAGAATATCCTACCTTGTCTGGCAAAGTTCAGTAGTCACTTTATGTATTCTTCATCCAATTCAGTCAGCAGTCAAATAAAGGGCAGTTTCTTGTTCATGGGTTAAGTTTTGCCACAAAGAATGttaactccatatggagttttttTGATGCCTATCATCTTCTCTAATGTAGATTGGGGTTGCCAAAAACAGATTTGTCTTATCATAAAAAAGGAACCTTATGTttgtaaaacatcttaaatgccatattctgagtatctctgaagtgtttgaataCTAGCTGTCTAAAACACAACTCTGTTTTACcttgaaaacataataaaatgacAACTTTGATTGACAAATTTAACTACTTGTCTAACTACTAagctacatttttttattatcctaaatattttgtaataataactttcaaggactagaagtTTGTactacattgttaaatgaacaaTACTTTGAACAAGAGAAGAAATGTGTGCCCAATATGTTCTAATAAAAATAgcctcatctctttctcttccagtcGCAGGCACTTCGGGAGCCACCGATTACAGTCCAGCTatggccaagtccaagaaccataccacacacaatcagtcccggaaatggcacagaaacggCATCAGGAAATCCCGGTCACAAAGATACGAATTTCTCAAGggggttgaccccaagttcctgaggaacatgcgctttgccaagaagcagaacaagaaaggcctgaagaagatgcaggcaaataatgcaaaggccatgagcacacgtgcggaggccatcaaggccctggtgaagcccaaggtggtgaagcccaaggtgccaaagggTCCCAGCTGCAAACTCACCCGcctggctttaattgctcaccccaagcttgggaagcggattagaagctacatggccaggggtcgTAGGCTCCAAAAACCAAAGCCCAAGGTccaagccaaggcagaggcctcagctgcagctcaggtTCCCAAAGGTCCCCAAGCCCCTGTGAAAGccccataaaaaaggtctcagtctgccaatgtgaagacagatggactggtgtgaacacctacatagtatttgcagatgttcaggaccttatgctgtttttacaaataaacttgaggcaagttctgttaaaaaaaaaacaaaaaaccctcaaattttaatcagtatataaatataaaaatatagaataattaaaaataataattgctaAGCCTCTTTAGCTTCACTCCCCAGGGAAAGGTAAGTGTGTCCTCTGCCTGATCAGTTTCCATTCTGCAgccccatgacacaggacaatcagacacaatatggagtcaagtcaaagcagaaactcaGTTTATTATTGTGAGCATCAGCTTTTATAGATTAAGTGATATCATAGGGACTGATGTGATGAGTGgatacctccagccaatgagagataGCCAACCCCTCCCTTCTGGCTGGAGGGGCAACTACCTGGATTTTTCTGTCTCATCCCCACTCAGTAGCTTTGAAAGGATCCTTTAAACTTGAGCCaggcaatttttttgtttgtcctaCAGGTCTTGAGGTAGAGGCCCTGAGATGATTTTGGCCCAACACCCtacccttttggttttatatgCCACCACTACCACAGTCACCAGGCCAGAATAGCCCACCAGGGAGAGGGTATGGGTTGAGGCCACCCCATCTGGAGTTTCGACCTGGATGTCCTCAAATTGAGAGTTAATATGTGGGGTAAAATGTATCAAGTCTATCATAATATACTCGAAGGACCATGAGTTGTACCTTTTGTATCTGGTTTTGAAATGCTTGTTTCAGTTCTGGAGAATGCATAGGCCAAAAAGacagatcaataaacaaatagccaTCAGCCCAATTAGGGAAGAGATGAGTGtagtaagccatgaggagcaattAAACCAGGTCTTGTAGTGGCTCCTTGACTTAAACGAATCAATATCTTTTCTTAAATCATCTAGCATTCTAAAACCTATCCTGGAATGGTATGCATAGCAACATTCTTCCCCAAATACCCCGCAAATTCCTTTCTGGTCCACAAACTGCAAGACCAATCCTCTCCCATTTTGTAAGGTTACCCTTGCTAAGGAATCCAAAGACTTCTGTAAATAATGCAAagcagtctctgtcttttctaaggTTTCTGTCAATTGTGAGTAAATTATTCCCATTTTTTTTGTTGTAAAATCACCAGGGATAAGGTGTCCAGGGCAATTCTGGCCACTCCTAGTCCCATCAATGTGGTGACAGTCAGGGTCATTAAGGACTCTCTCTTATGCCTTCAGGCCAGGAATTCTTCTTGCATGTGGTAAAGCATGTGATAGAAAACTAATGCAAGCAGGCAAATATCATTTATGCTGAATGATCAGTGGGTCAGACAGGCAAAGAGTAACCCCTGTCTCTTGACATATCCAAAAATCTCCATGATTTTAGACACTGAACATGAAGGCATATCACAAGTGAGGTTAAAAAGAGGGTGTCTGGTGTATGAGACACAAGTTGCATTCAAAATTTACCAAAGGGGGATAGTCAGTCCCAACATTTCCCCCATCTCTGGGTTTATCCATCTACAAATATCAACTTTATTTAGTATTTCATAAGAGTCATTTACCCAAAAGTCTTCAAAGAAGGGGGTAGTGGCTGTAAGCAAAGCCAACAGGCCTCATTGGTTTCAGGTTGGATAAGGTTTCAAGCCATAACAACCATCTTAATGGTCTCCATCAAATAAGGTAAGGCTTCTAATCCCCCACATCTCTAGGCAAGGTGGTGAAGGATACATTAGTGGTAGATGATGGGGGGTTTGAGGTATGTAATGTTAAAGTATATACAGGCATGTTCTCTATGGACATTAGCTTGGAACCAGGCCCCAGCATCTGAGGAAGGTCCTCAGGAAGTATttcttggtgtgggagaattgtgtgtattctgtcaatcatgttataaataaacactgattggccaggtaggaaatataggtgggaaaacgagacaggaagtagaaatgatgtaatgagaacaggagaattctgggaaggaggaagttgattcctcccactcctgcccagaccactgaagcagcaggatgtgatctgccccactgaaaaaaggtactgagccacgtggctaacatagataaaaaaaatgggttaatcaagatgtgagggttagccagtgagaggctagagctaatgggccaatcagctttataatttatagaaatatatgtgtgatttttctctgggactaaatggctaggcgtctgggtgggacagaaaacacaaacaaacaggcctgccctcatgttacagaatggcgcccaacgtggataactgcatccaccgaaagcctgagaaagcttgggaaagactaaagtaaagcattttggttttcagccatagctgGAAAAAAGCTGAGCTGTTTTAAAATTCAGGCTTTCTGGGacttcctgccagggaaaactctgactctttcaagcaggcagtcaagactatggagctatggatacattgttgcagcttgcttcctggcaagaaaACCCCATAGGAGCTTTTGACTGTTGTTTACGATTGCAGCTTGTTCCTGGCCttaaaacaccatagagttgtggcagaAAAcctctccatattccttagcaaattaaagacccatgtggtcagaaaaagagagatatacagtaaagagagattcaaagaggaagaaaacctctaaatcatttacattgtgttaaaaatatatacaggctaaaggttaaagttctcatagtaagaaagaaagaaagaaagaaagaaagaaagaaagaaagaaagaaagaaagaaagaaagaaagaaagaagcctgggaggcagagacagatggatctctgtgagttcaaggatagcctggtttacagagggaattccaggacaaagatatacagaaaacctgtctcaaaaagtaaaagtaaaaataaaagaaatagaggttaaaataaagccacataaagatggaaaatacacagagaatcttgatactgtatgctattgtgttctctttaaattgtttgaattctgaggaaggagcaacagctcctaaaagatatttgcttataaatcctgcagaattaatccaagataggtattttgaaaataccttgacttcacagTTGAAGTctaaaggtatgttactttggagaagaaattttgctttttttgattgacagaatatagacaattctcccgcaccaggtCAGAACCCCTCTATCATTGCAGTATTCCAGTTAACTGAAGAtgcatctttcctttctttggttaATGGGACTAGAAGGCGTCCCCTCCAACTAGTTTAAAGGTATATTTATGATGGGTTTCCCATTTATATCAAATTTGGAGTGGCATTCTGAGTCCCAATGGTACACCCTTGAGTCAGTGAGGGCAGGAAAATAGAGGGGTTCCCTTCTGCACCTGGGTCATATAGACATTTTCTGGGCAATTCTTAAAATGTCCCATTGGCCCCATACAAAACATCTCAGGTGTTTGCTTTTACTGTCTAGCCACCACGGCTTGAGTAATAGAAGAGCCTGGAGTTTGGGTCTGGGACTGAAGGGCTGC
Protein-coding regions in this window:
- the LOC130883310 gene encoding 60S ribosomal protein L29-like, with amino-acid sequence MAKSKNHTTHNQSRKWHRNGIRKSRSQRYEFLKGVDPKFLRNMRFAKKQNKKGLKKMQANNAKAMSTRAEAIKALVKPKVVKPKVPKGPSCKLTRLALIAHPKLGKRIRSYMARGRRLQKPKPKVQAKAEASAAAQVPKGPQAPVKAP